The following is a genomic window from Ethanoligenens harbinense YUAN-3.
TCCATTCTCGCGGTCGGCGGCGCCGCCTGCACGTCCTGCGCCCTGTTACCGGTGGACATCCTCATTCATTGGGGCGAGGATGCGGGCGCCTGCGAAGCGCTCGCCGACAGCCTGTACGCCCTGTTTTGGGGCAACACATCCGAGCGCGTCGGGGGGTATCCCGTCCGTCGGTTTCTGCTGCCGGACGCGGCCCCCGCCGGCGTCGGGCGGGACAGCGCGAATATTTGCGAAATGGTCATCCGCGTCAACATTTTATATGAAACCGCCGCGTCCTCTTAAAGCGCGGCGTGAAAGGCAGGAATTTTTATGGCTGTTTATCCCACACACGGGTTGACTTTCAAAGTCGGCAAGGCGGGCGATGCGTCCGCCGCCATCGCGGTCAAAGACGTTTACAGCATCGAGCCCAAGCTCAAAGGGCAGGTCAAAACCTGGAACCCGCTCGACCAGCACGGCTGGCAGCGGGCGCTGATGACAGGCAAGGCCCTCACCATCACACACAAGGGGCAGCGCAACGAAGGCGACCCCGGCAACGACCTCATCGCCGACCTGCTTTTGGCCGTCGGCAGCGCCTGCACCATCCCCTACGAGATCGACTTTCCAAGCGGCGCCAAACTCAGCGGCAATGTCGTGGTCGATCTCTCCACCCCGTTCGGCGGCGCGTCCACCGATCTCTCCGCGCTGGAGTGGGACGCGGTGTTCGATGGCGCGCCGATTTGGACGGCGGCCTGATTTTTCTAATACTTGGAGGTTTCCGCATGAATGTGAATCTGGATACTTATTTTGACGCGCAAAAGCCCACCGTCACGGTGTTTGGCCGCGCGTATGAAGTGGACAACGACTATAAAAAAGTGCTGGCCGCGCAGCGGAAATTCACCGGCATACAGCCGGGCGCCGACAGCGGCGCGCTCATGCGCGAGCTGCTCACGGACGCGCTGACGGGCGGACGGCAGGCGGCGGAGGAAATCCTCGCGCACAACATGCCGTTTGCGTTCTGGAACCTGCTGCAATTCGGCGTGCTTGCCGCCATGACGGGCAAAAGCGTCGAACAGCTCCGCGAGGCCGCGCGGCAGGCGCAGACCGGCGCCACCTTTCGCCCCGGAAACGGCACGGAGAAACGGCTTTGATTTTGAGGAGGATTATCCACTCATCGTCGCCTCCTTCGCGTTTGCTTACGGGCTGCGGCTTCGTTCGCCCGCCACGCACATTCCATGGCCGGAGTTCACGGCGCTGCTTGCCGGTCTGCCCGCACAAGCGCCCCTCCCGCAGCTTGTCGCCATCCGGATGGCAAGCGATGAAGAAGCGGAGCATTTCGGCGCGGCGGCGCGTCAGGCGCGCGCGGACTGGCAAATGCGCCTGGCGGAACGCGCGGCAGGCGGAAGCGAAAACCCGGCGGCCTGTCTGGAACAGGTCTTTGGAGCGCTGTTCGGTCGGCGGCGCTGAAACATGAAGCATACTGACCGAAGCGCCGGAAAGAAGGATTTTTTATGGCAGAAAACGTAGGTGCCGTTTCGTTTGGCGTCCATCTGGACATCAGCACGCTTGAAACACAAATCTTCAATATCGGCGGCACGGCCGGTGCGGCGCTGCAATCCGTTTTGTCCGGCGTCTTTTCTTCCACGGTCGTCTCCGGTTTTTTCGACGCCGTCGGCACGGGGTTTCTCGACATGGCGGGCGGCGCGCGGGCGGCCGGGCAAAACGTCGTGGGGGCCATGTCGCAGGCGTGGGGCGGCATCCAAAATATCTGGGGCGGCGCGGGCGGCTGGTTTCGCGGCTTATGGGGCGGCATGCGCGGCGTCTTTGACGGTGCAGTCGGCTGGCGCGACCCGTTCGCGCAGGCATGGGGCGGC
Proteins encoded in this region:
- a CDS encoding phage tail tube protein, producing MAVYPTHGLTFKVGKAGDASAAIAVKDVYSIEPKLKGQVKTWNPLDQHGWQRALMTGKALTITHKGQRNEGDPGNDLIADLLLAVGSACTIPYEIDFPSGAKLSGNVVVDLSTPFGGASTDLSALEWDAVFDGAPIWTAA